The following are encoded in a window of Candidatus Thorarchaeota archaeon genomic DNA:
- the rph gene encoding ribonuclease PH: protein MVRVDGRANDELRPVEITRGFLKYPEGSVLIRTGDTKVICTATVEKVVPSWLEGAEKGWVTAEYSMLPRATAQRTLRGRTGGREQEIQRLIGRSLRSAVDLTKIGEHTITIDCDVIQADGGTRTASITGAYVALCDALKYMTDMDMISESPLVGQVAAVSVGIVAGEYLLDLCYMEDSSAQVDMNVVMRGSDFVEVQGTGEGSTYDRRGLDLLLDLASKGITELMRHQNDALSSRPSRH, encoded by the coding sequence ATGGTACGAGTCGATGGCCGCGCCAATGACGAACTGCGCCCCGTGGAGATAACTCGTGGCTTTCTGAAGTACCCCGAGGGCTCTGTGTTGATTCGCACAGGTGACACAAAGGTCATCTGCACTGCAACGGTCGAGAAAGTCGTGCCCAGCTGGCTTGAGGGAGCAGAGAAGGGGTGGGTCACTGCCGAGTACAGCATGCTTCCCCGGGCCACGGCTCAACGAACCTTAAGGGGACGTACCGGGGGACGCGAGCAGGAGATCCAGAGACTGATTGGGCGTTCGCTCAGGTCCGCGGTCGACCTGACCAAGATTGGAGAGCATACCATCACCATCGACTGCGATGTCATTCAGGCGGACGGTGGAACACGGACTGCATCGATAACCGGTGCATACGTGGCACTCTGCGACGCTCTGAAGTACATGACCGACATGGACATGATCAGCGAGTCGCCCCTGGTGGGTCAGGTCGCTGCCGTCAGCGTCGGAATTGTCGCGGGCGAGTACCTTCTTGACCTGTGCTACATGGAAGACTCATCAGCCCAGGTCGATATGAACGTGGTGATGCGCGGAAGTGACTTTGTGGAAGTCCAGGGCACTGGTGAGGGTTCCACCTACGACAGACGAGGTCTTGACCTGCTGTTGGACCTCGCCTCAAAGGGCATCACCGAGCTGATGAGACATCAGAATGATGCACTGTCAAGCCGTCCGTCCAGACACTGA
- a CDS encoding stage II sporulation protein M, which translates to MLLAGGFVHGLISGDKILESPPQTYPNAASSPCFSFSIELLLSNLVVIVVLVIGGFLFAMPTILTLYTNGYVCGVLMGDGIASGRMFAVVMGVLPHGILEFTGMLVAGAVGLSLCHEMLRTIIHDQQPSTESGPIAVRRIVRLVLVSVLLILIAAAIECNITPMLLMGVPT; encoded by the coding sequence TTGTTGCTTGCAGGTGGGTTCGTCCATGGTCTGATTTCCGGTGACAAGATACTTGAATCGCCGCCACAGACCTATCCCAATGCAGCGTCTTCTCCCTGCTTCTCTTTCTCGATAGAACTACTCCTCTCAAACCTTGTCGTAATTGTAGTTCTTGTCATTGGTGGTTTTCTATTCGCGATGCCGACTATTCTGACTCTCTACACTAATGGGTACGTATGCGGCGTGCTCATGGGTGACGGTATTGCATCTGGCCGCATGTTCGCAGTCGTTATGGGGGTCTTACCTCATGGCATACTTGAGTTCACCGGAATGTTGGTTGCTGGGGCTGTAGGTCTATCACTGTGTCATGAGATGCTCCGCACCATCATACACGACCAGCAACCGAGTACAGAATCAGGGCCAATTGCAGTGCGACGTATAGTTAGACTGGTCTTGGTTTCGGTGCTGCTCATACTCATCGCCGCTGCGATAGAATGTAATATTACGCCGATGCTCCTTATGGGGGTGCCGACATGA
- a CDS encoding YIP1 family protein, translating to MTELDNTQETQVKNSTRQTLRGQLLQGVRTVPKASFRPFSAFSDSSCDELRRGVALPPLVLALLAYCLITMSIFNCVLVPQVNSGEIELPQGLTWELYLAIYSWILPMMSLFSVMLTWLSTAAVTYFLCRLFGHEIPFPPLLTLTAFVLLPDFWIVMPIAGLLWYDAGLVLTVAANLSLPISIAVILWRTTIQSNVIGCFSDIGFRRSFLISLLGQIAILMVLGLPLSSPGATGI from the coding sequence ATGACAGAGCTCGACAACACTCAAGAAACACAGGTCAAGAACAGCACCAGACAGACTCTCAGGGGACAGTTACTCCAAGGAGTCAGAACAGTTCCAAAGGCGTCATTTCGTCCGTTTTCTGCATTCAGTGACTCCTCATGTGACGAGCTGCGCAGAGGCGTGGCACTCCCGCCTTTGGTCCTTGCTCTCTTGGCTTACTGCTTGATTACGATGTCCATATTCAATTGCGTGCTTGTTCCCCAAGTCAACTCAGGAGAGATTGAGCTGCCGCAGGGACTTACGTGGGAGTTGTATCTCGCCATCTATTCATGGATACTTCCAATGATGAGTCTGTTCTCTGTGATGTTGACATGGTTATCCACGGCTGCAGTCACCTATTTTCTCTGCAGACTATTCGGGCATGAGATTCCTTTCCCGCCTCTATTGACTCTCACTGCTTTTGTACTACTGCCGGACTTCTGGATTGTTATGCCAATTGCTGGACTGCTGTGGTATGATGCTGGTTTGGTACTGACAGTAGCGGCAAATCTCAGTCTTCCAATCTCAATTGCAGTGATTCTGTGGCGTACAACCATTCAGTCCAACGTTATTGGATGCTTCTCAGACATAGGCTTCCGGAGATCCTTCCTGATTTCCTTGTTGGGTCAGATTGCTATCCTCATGGTACTAGGGTTGCCGTTGTCCTCTCCCGGAGCCACTGGAATCTGA
- a CDS encoding ABC transporter ATP-binding protein, giving the protein MTTEPEVVAVRATGLTKSFSNRVVLDIDRLQVTRGQVVGLLGPNGAGKTTLMRILKGGLYPTTGDVVIMGTSLKRRADQVRQMTGLSPEEPQLIDAMTGAGFLQLIVHLYHVKRRDADERVSMWARSLGMEDRLSQTIETYSHGMRKRLAHMAALVHNPPVLLLDEPAEGLDPDTVHGVIKSLTAGASEWGQTIIMSSHRLDIVERHCERVIVLRGGRIIADDSPAGLKKAYSTEALETAYLRTGEK; this is encoded by the coding sequence ATGACGACAGAACCGGAAGTAGTAGCTGTCAGAGCGACAGGCCTGACGAAGTCGTTCTCGAATCGTGTGGTTCTCGATATTGACAGACTGCAAGTAACGCGTGGTCAAGTGGTCGGACTGCTCGGTCCAAATGGTGCAGGGAAAACGACACTGATGCGCATTCTCAAGGGTGGTCTATATCCCACCACTGGCGATGTGGTCATAATGGGGACTAGTCTGAAGAGACGAGCCGACCAGGTGCGCCAGATGACTGGATTGTCTCCTGAAGAGCCCCAATTGATAGACGCGATGACCGGCGCTGGGTTCCTGCAGCTCATTGTGCACCTCTATCATGTGAAACGCAGAGATGCAGATGAGCGCGTGAGTATGTGGGCCAGGTCACTTGGAATGGAAGACCGTCTCAGTCAGACCATCGAGACATATTCGCACGGAATGAGGAAGCGCCTTGCTCACATGGCGGCATTGGTGCACAATCCGCCTGTGTTACTGCTTGATGAACCAGCCGAGGGTCTAGATCCTGACACTGTTCACGGTGTGATCAAGTCACTTACTGCAGGTGCCAGTGAGTGGGGGCAGACAATCATCATGAGCTCGCATCGACTCGACATCGTTGAGAGACACTGTGAACGTGTAATAGTGCTTAGAGGGGGGCGCATCATAGCAGATGACTCACCAGCTGGGCTCAAGAAGGCTTACAGTACAGAGGCACTTGAGACTGCATACCTCCGAACTGGAGAGAAGTGA
- a CDS encoding ABC transporter ATP-binding protein translates to MTGISISVDALSFSYGRTRALDNVSFSIEPGVTGIVGVNGAGKTTLLKLILGLLQPQKGRVLLDGLPVHPMSSDVRSRIGFVPEVPPVDRELSVTEYTRFFKGLMDAYGFPTHDVIETLRVVGFASVEHRNTDRLSRGMMQRLSLAQALLAPRDLLVLDEPMAHLDPLGRIDFRRLMQTRAAEGATIVISTHILADLEACDSIMVLNHGRLLYSGPVMDLRRKYAVSEGCWTIETDQPEELAAQLKSSLGGVRVEHVSDSVLTVRGGNAEMKRTLFQILSQDHTIEIHRFIDGLPTLEDLLLRILEAKRE, encoded by the coding sequence ATGACTGGCATTAGCATTAGTGTGGACGCGCTCTCATTCTCATATGGTCGAACAAGAGCGCTGGACAATGTTTCGTTCTCCATTGAGCCCGGGGTCACAGGAATTGTCGGTGTCAACGGCGCAGGAAAGACAACACTGCTGAAGTTGATTCTCGGACTGCTACAACCTCAGAAGGGTCGCGTTCTTCTTGATGGTTTGCCTGTACATCCTATGAGTAGCGATGTGAGGTCGAGAATTGGTTTTGTCCCTGAGGTTCCCCCTGTTGACAGAGAACTATCTGTCACCGAGTATACCCGGTTCTTCAAAGGGCTGATGGACGCGTATGGGTTTCCGACACACGACGTGATTGAAACCCTTCGAGTGGTAGGTTTTGCGTCTGTGGAGCACAGAAACACGGATAGGCTATCAAGAGGAATGATGCAGCGTCTAAGCCTTGCGCAGGCACTCCTTGCGCCGCGGGACCTCCTTGTTCTCGACGAGCCCATGGCACATCTTGATCCACTCGGGCGAATTGACTTCAGACGCCTCATGCAGACTCGAGCTGCCGAGGGCGCGACGATAGTCATCTCAACACACATACTCGCAGACTTGGAGGCATGCGACAGCATAATGGTCCTCAATCATGGACGTTTGTTATACTCGGGCCCTGTCATGGACCTACGGAGAAAGTACGCGGTATCCGAGGGGTGCTGGACAATTGAAACGGACCAGCCTGAGGAATTGGCCGCTCAACTGAAGTCTTCATTAGGTGGAGTAAGAGTGGAGCATGTATCAGACTCTGTCTTGACAGTCAGAGGAGGCAATGCAGAGATGAAGAGGACCCTCTTCCAGATTCTCTCTCAAGACCATACCATTGAGATTCACCGATTCATTGATGGACTCCCGACACTTGAAGACCTGCTGTTACGAATCCTGGAGGCGAAACGAGAGTGA